A window of Vigna unguiculata cultivar IT97K-499-35 chromosome 4, ASM411807v1, whole genome shotgun sequence contains these coding sequences:
- the LOC114182157 gene encoding STOREKEEPER protein-like has translation MAKKPKQRPPPVENPPTASSSESEEDDDRRHSSQPHAAPPPTPAPAAQVSSSEEEDDSSEEEDQDEKQRSTLPASANAPSIPHPKSSSSESESESDTDSQPAQVKPKSKPKPADQPQPQPKVQAQRSSTPVKPGSKRPADVTEPKRAKKKATEAPSPSFANEGTEEDGKKAGGQAKVLFQRIWSEEDELGILKGILEFISKTGQEPYRYADAFHNFIKKSLHVEVSSHQLKEKIRRMKKRFLTHAAREKNGKEPRLFKPHHKTLFEFSKKIWGEWPNGLVEKSKPLAKYVTKTPKKESATTGVAKPNAKAPSQPSPSLLALPAPENSDSGDVSLLYSNISCFKELDEDEMKRGLTLIGESKRKDLERRWKVLQYSEMELLANRSLLIGEQIKLVSEALQSSNN, from the coding sequence ATGGCAAAGAAGCCGAAGCAGCGCCCTCCACCCGTGGAAAATCCTCCAACTGCTTCCTCCTCCGAATCCGAGGAAGATGATGACCGAAGGCATTCTTCTCAACCGCATGCagcaccaccaccaacaccagCACCAGCAGCACAGGTTTCTTCCTCTGAAGAGGAAGACGATTCTTCCGAAGAAGAAGACCAAGACGAGAAGCAACGTTCCACTCTCCCTGCTTCTGCAAACGCTCCCTCCATTCCTCACCCCAAATCCTCCTCTTCTGAATCCGAATCCGAATCCGACACTGACTCCCAACCTGCTCAGGTCAAACCCAAATCCAAGCCCAAGCCCGCGGACCAGCCCCAGCCCCAGCCCAAGGTCCAAGCCCAGCGTTCCTCCACGCCGGTGAAGCCGGGATCCAAGCGCCCCGCCGACGTAACAGAGCCGAAACGCGCGAAAAAGAAAGCAACCGAGGCTCCTTCTCCCTCCTTTGCTAACGAGGGGACGGAGGAGGACGGGAAGAAGGCCGGCGGGCAAGCGAAGGTGTTGTTCCAGAGGATCTGGAGCGAAGAAGACGAGCTCGGCATTCTTAAGGGCATACTTGAGTTCATCTCAAAGACTGGGCAAGAGCCTTACAGGTATGCCGACGCTTTCCACAACTTCATTAAGAAGTCACTCCACGTTGAGGTTTCCAGCCATCAGCTGAAGGAGAAGATTCGACGGATGAAGAAGAGGTTCCTCACTCATGCGGCCAGAGAGAAGAATGGGAAGGAGCCTCGGTTGTTCAAACCTCACCACAAGACCTTGTTTGAATTCTCCAAGAAGATTTGGGGTGAATGGCCCAACGGGCTGGTGGAAAAGTCCAAGCCTCTTGCCAAATACGTTACCAAGACTCCAAAGAAGGAATCTGCCACCACGGGTGTGGCAAAACCCAACGCCAAAGCGCCGTCACAGCCATCACCGTCGCTGCTGGCTTTGCCGGCGCCGGAAAATAGTGATAGTGGTGACGTGAGTTTGCTCTACAGCaatatttcttgttttaaagAGCTGGATGAGGATGAGATGAAGAGAGGACTTACTTTGATTGGAGAATCCAAGAGGAAGGACTTGGAGAGAAGGTGGAAAGTGCTGCAATATTCTGAGATGGAACTTCTTGCGAATCGCTCTCTACTGATTGGGGAACAGATTAAGTTGGTATCTGAAGCCCTACAGTCATCCAACAATTAG
- the LOC114180972 gene encoding flavonol synthase/flavanone 3-hydroxylase-like — protein sequence MEVKRIQSLALKQLKEVPPEFIRSPNERPENTKAIEGVTVPLISLSHPHNLLVKEISEAASEWGFFQITHHNISQTLIQSLREVGEEFFGLPQEEKEGYANDPSNGKFDGYGTKMTKNLEEKMEWLDYFFHLISPPSKLNYHMWPKHPSSYREVTENYSKEMLRVTEKVLEVLSEGLGLEKKSLKSQLGGELIELEMKINMYPPCPQPDLALGVEPHTDMSALTLLLPNEVPGLQVWKDNNWVAVNYLQDALMVLVGDQLEVLSNGKYKSVVHRSVVNKERMRMSWAVFVVPPHEAVIGPISSLINHHNPPKFSTKTFAEYRYRKFNKLPQ from the exons ATGGAAGTGAAAAGAATACAAAGTTTGGCTTTGAAGCAGCTGAAGGAGGTTCCACCAGAGTTCATCCGTTCACCCAATGAAAGGCCAGAGAACACGAAAGCCATAGAAGGTGTAACTGTGCCACTAATCTCACTATCTCACCCACACAATCTTTTAGTGAAGGAAATATCTGAAGCTGCTTCTGAATGGGGATTTTTTCAAATAACTCATCACAATATATCACAAACATTGATCCAAAGTTTGAGAGAGGTTGGTGAAGAGTTTTTTGGCCTCCCtcaagaagagaaagaaggtTATGCAAATGACCCTTCCAATGGTAAGTTTGATGGCTATGGCACAAAAATGACCAAAAACCTTGAAGAAAAGATGGAGTGGcttgattatttttttcatctcatcTCTCCTCCTTCTAAGCTCAACTATCACATGTGGCCTAAACACCCTTCTTCCTACAG GGAAGTGACAGAAAATTACAGCAAGGAGATGTTAAGGGTAACAGAGAAGGTTCTGGAGGTTCTATCAGAAGGGTTAGGGTTGGAGAAGAAGAGTTTGAAGTCTCAGTTAGGAGGTGAATTGATAGAACTTGAAATGAAGATAAATATGTATCCACCATGTCCACAACCAGATTTGGCTTTGGGTGTTGAGCCTCACACCGACATGAGTGCCCTTACCCTACTTCTCCCTAATGAAGTTCCAGGTCTGCAAGTTTGGAAGGACAATAACTGGGTTGCAGTCAATTACTTGCAAGATGCACTCATGGTTCTTGTTGGTGATCAACTAGAG GTGTTAAGTAACGGAAAATATAAGAGTGTTGTGCATAGAAGCGTGGTGAATAAGGAACGAATGCGCATGTCATGGGCAGTGTTTGTTGTGCCTCCACATGAGGCAGTGATAGGACCCATTTCTTCTCTCATAAATCATCACAATCCACCAAAGTTTTCCACAAAAACCTTTGCTGAATATCGCTATCGTAAGTTCAATAAGCTTCCCCAGTAA
- the LOC114181868 gene encoding probable ADP-ribosylation factor GTPase-activating protein AGD14 isoform X2 has product MGSRKEEEKNEKIIRGLMKLPPNRRCINCNSLGPQYVCTSFWTFICMTCSGIHREFTHRVKSVSMAKFTSQEVDALQSGGNQRAREIYLKNWDFQRQRLPDNSNVNKIREFIKSVYVDGRYAAVKSSEKPPRDAQSPGIHEDDRRASSYHSYSQSPPYDYQYEDRKYGKQAAALTRKPGSDKARYEGKISSIIYSPGRFSDHAYDDRFANEGSGPRISDFSVFSGGEQFKSDVHSPNFYKDIKISSPSYQRRSGSSSSEDVWSQARNASLETNVNAKIDGNGIRPPQITASEQSGDNKISSLRSYNSGSLVDFFSEPVQPSEPLQNKAFGIPRPPGPTRSVSMDLSKAPLESAAAASQAPTVDLFQSSFSSAIPFFNENQLTQASQPASIEFFADLSQKPSTVNLNEKALDLTVPKNEGWATFDMPQSTSSTAQVEIPATVPLSTESLQERFDPFSTSNANTQWPSFDFSSPWNAFEGSGGHHPVDALGQGLQLHNFPSADNQILGLRDSEGSKSNDDKGIVPVDGFENHDIPSHVSDSAYPPSMLPSMGDIEPIGMKCKSTNPFDFPHESDVAHNNMFLDMSSLQDALPDALFPTSFHSGIAESWLPQNTVTPYISSSGEGGLSFMAVQSPGSQIQNIQTPEPVASFGGNPFA; this is encoded by the exons ATGGGGAgcagaaaggaagaagagaagaatgaGAAAATTATCAGAGGTCTCATGAAGCTTCCGCCGAATCGAAGATGTATCAACTGCAACAGTTTG GGACCACAATATGTATGTACAAGTTTTTGGACTTTCATTTGCATGACATGCAGTGGAATACA TCGTGAGTTTACTCATCGTGTGAAGTCTGTCTCAATGGCAAAATTCACTTCACAAGAAGTTGATGCTCTTCAAAGTGGAGGTAACCAG CGTGCAAGGGAAATATACTTGAAAAATTGGGATTTCCAAAGGCAGCGGTTGCCAGATAACAG caatgttaataaaataaggGAATTTATAAAGAGTGTATATGTGGATGGAAGATATGCTGCAGTGAAGTCTTCAGAAAAGCCCCCAAGAGATGCACAG AGCCCTGGGATTCATGAAGATGATAGGCGTGCCAGTTCTTATCATTCATATTCTCAAAGTCCTCCATATGATTATCAATATGAGGATCGGAAGTATGGAAAACAAGCAGCTGCACTCACCAGGAAGCCTGGTTCAGATAAAGCTCGATATGAAGGGAAAATATCTAGTATTATCTACAGTCCTGGCCGCTTCAGTGATCATGCATATGATGACAGATTTGCAAATGAAGGATCTGGTCCAAGAATTTCTGATTTTTCTGTTTTTAGTGGTGGCGAACAATTCAAATCTGATGTTCACTCTCCCAATTTCTATAAAGATATTAAGATTAGCAGTCCATCCTATCAAAGACGCTCTGGTTCCAGTTCAAGTGAAGATGTGTGGTCCCAAGCAAGAAATGCATCTCTGGAAACTAATGTCAATGCCAAGATAGATGGAAATGGAATTCGTCCTCCACAG ATAACTGCATCAGAGCAATCAGGAGACAACAAAATTTCATCCTTGAGATCTTATAATTCTGGCAGTTTAGTTGATTTTTTCTCTGAACCAGTTCAACCTTCAGAACCACTTCAGAATAAAGCATTTGGCATTCCACGACCCCCTGGTCCTACAAGATCTGTTAGCATGGACCTATCCAAGGCACCATTGGAATCAGCAGCAGCGGCATCTCAAGCTCCAACAGTGGATCTGtttcaatcatctttttcatctgCAATTCCATTTTTCAATGAGAATCAACTTACTCAAGCATCCCAACCTGCATCTATTGAATTTTTTGCGGATCTCTCTCAGAAGCCTTCTACTGTAAACTTAAATGAAAAGGCACTGGATTTAACTGTCCCTAAAAATGAAGGATGGGCAACTTTTGATATGCCTCAGAGCACCTCATCCACTGCACAAGTGGAAATTCCAGCTACTGTACCCTTAAGTACTGAATCTTTACAAGAAAGATTTGATCCCTTTTCCACCTCAAATGCAAACACACAATGGCcatcttttgatttttctaGT CCATGGAATGCATTTGAAGGTTCTGGTGGCCATCATCCTGTGGATGCCCTTGGTCAAGGATTACAATTGCACAATTTTCCCTCAGCTGATAATCAAATTTTGGGATTAAGAGACTCTGAG GGGTCCAAAAGTAACGACGATAAAGGCATTGTCCCTGTTGATGGATTTGAAAATCATGACATCCCATCGCATGTCAGTGATTCAGCATATCCACCATCCATGCTTCCTTCAATG GGAGACATTGAACCTATTGGAATGAAATGTAAATCAACTAATCCATTTGATTTTCCTCATGAATCTGATGTAGCTCACAACAATATG TTTCTTGATATGAGCTCTTTGCAAGATGCACTGCCAGATGCCCTGTTTCCAACCTCCTTCCATAGTGGTATAGCTGAATCTTGGCTTCCCCAAAACACGGTGACCCCTTATATTTCCTCTTCTGGTGAAG GTGGTTTGTCATTCATGGCTGTGCAATCACCAGGTTCTCAAATACA GAACATCCAGACACCAGAACCAGTTGCTTCGTTTGGGGGAAACCCTTTTGCATAG
- the LOC114181868 gene encoding probable ADP-ribosylation factor GTPase-activating protein AGD14 isoform X1, with protein sequence MGSRKEEEKNEKIIRGLMKLPPNRRCINCNSLGPQYVCTSFWTFICMTCSGIHREFTHRVKSVSMAKFTSQEVDALQSGGNQRAREIYLKNWDFQRQRLPDNSNVNKIREFIKSVYVDGRYAAVKSSEKPPRDAQSPGIHEDDRRASSYHSYSQSPPYDYQYEDRKYGKQAAALTRKPGSDKARYEGKISSIIYSPGRFSDHAYDDRFANEGSGPRISDFSVFSGGEQFKSDVHSPNFYKDIKISSPSYQRRSGSSSSEDVWSQARNASLETNVNAKIDGNGIRPPQITASEQSGDNKISSLRSYNSGSLVDFFSEPVQPSEPLQNKAFGIPRPPGPTRSVSMDLSKAPLESAAAASQAPTVDLFQSSFSSAIPFFNENQLTQASQPASIEFFADLSQKPSTVNLNEKALDLTVPKNEGWATFDMPQSTSSTAQVEIPATVPLSTESLQERFDPFSTSNANTQWPSFDFSSVSMHSSLTSNLWHDGVWNSEEQVSAMSANTQPWNAFEGSGGHHPVDALGQGLQLHNFPSADNQILGLRDSEGSKSNDDKGIVPVDGFENHDIPSHVSDSAYPPSMLPSMGDIEPIGMKCKSTNPFDFPHESDVAHNNMFLDMSSLQDALPDALFPTSFHSGIAESWLPQNTVTPYISSSGEGGLSFMAVQSPGSQIQNIQTPEPVASFGGNPFA encoded by the exons ATGGGGAgcagaaaggaagaagagaagaatgaGAAAATTATCAGAGGTCTCATGAAGCTTCCGCCGAATCGAAGATGTATCAACTGCAACAGTTTG GGACCACAATATGTATGTACAAGTTTTTGGACTTTCATTTGCATGACATGCAGTGGAATACA TCGTGAGTTTACTCATCGTGTGAAGTCTGTCTCAATGGCAAAATTCACTTCACAAGAAGTTGATGCTCTTCAAAGTGGAGGTAACCAG CGTGCAAGGGAAATATACTTGAAAAATTGGGATTTCCAAAGGCAGCGGTTGCCAGATAACAG caatgttaataaaataaggGAATTTATAAAGAGTGTATATGTGGATGGAAGATATGCTGCAGTGAAGTCTTCAGAAAAGCCCCCAAGAGATGCACAG AGCCCTGGGATTCATGAAGATGATAGGCGTGCCAGTTCTTATCATTCATATTCTCAAAGTCCTCCATATGATTATCAATATGAGGATCGGAAGTATGGAAAACAAGCAGCTGCACTCACCAGGAAGCCTGGTTCAGATAAAGCTCGATATGAAGGGAAAATATCTAGTATTATCTACAGTCCTGGCCGCTTCAGTGATCATGCATATGATGACAGATTTGCAAATGAAGGATCTGGTCCAAGAATTTCTGATTTTTCTGTTTTTAGTGGTGGCGAACAATTCAAATCTGATGTTCACTCTCCCAATTTCTATAAAGATATTAAGATTAGCAGTCCATCCTATCAAAGACGCTCTGGTTCCAGTTCAAGTGAAGATGTGTGGTCCCAAGCAAGAAATGCATCTCTGGAAACTAATGTCAATGCCAAGATAGATGGAAATGGAATTCGTCCTCCACAG ATAACTGCATCAGAGCAATCAGGAGACAACAAAATTTCATCCTTGAGATCTTATAATTCTGGCAGTTTAGTTGATTTTTTCTCTGAACCAGTTCAACCTTCAGAACCACTTCAGAATAAAGCATTTGGCATTCCACGACCCCCTGGTCCTACAAGATCTGTTAGCATGGACCTATCCAAGGCACCATTGGAATCAGCAGCAGCGGCATCTCAAGCTCCAACAGTGGATCTGtttcaatcatctttttcatctgCAATTCCATTTTTCAATGAGAATCAACTTACTCAAGCATCCCAACCTGCATCTATTGAATTTTTTGCGGATCTCTCTCAGAAGCCTTCTACTGTAAACTTAAATGAAAAGGCACTGGATTTAACTGTCCCTAAAAATGAAGGATGGGCAACTTTTGATATGCCTCAGAGCACCTCATCCACTGCACAAGTGGAAATTCCAGCTACTGTACCCTTAAGTACTGAATCTTTACAAGAAAGATTTGATCCCTTTTCCACCTCAAATGCAAACACACAATGGCcatcttttgatttttctaGTGTGAGTATGCATTCTTCACTTACATCTAATTTATGGCATGATGGTGTGTGGAATAGTGAAGAACAAGTTTCCGCTATGTCAGCAAACACTCAA CCATGGAATGCATTTGAAGGTTCTGGTGGCCATCATCCTGTGGATGCCCTTGGTCAAGGATTACAATTGCACAATTTTCCCTCAGCTGATAATCAAATTTTGGGATTAAGAGACTCTGAG GGGTCCAAAAGTAACGACGATAAAGGCATTGTCCCTGTTGATGGATTTGAAAATCATGACATCCCATCGCATGTCAGTGATTCAGCATATCCACCATCCATGCTTCCTTCAATG GGAGACATTGAACCTATTGGAATGAAATGTAAATCAACTAATCCATTTGATTTTCCTCATGAATCTGATGTAGCTCACAACAATATG TTTCTTGATATGAGCTCTTTGCAAGATGCACTGCCAGATGCCCTGTTTCCAACCTCCTTCCATAGTGGTATAGCTGAATCTTGGCTTCCCCAAAACACGGTGACCCCTTATATTTCCTCTTCTGGTGAAG GTGGTTTGTCATTCATGGCTGTGCAATCACCAGGTTCTCAAATACA GAACATCCAGACACCAGAACCAGTTGCTTCGTTTGGGGGAAACCCTTTTGCATAG